From Aquabacter sp. L1I39, the proteins below share one genomic window:
- the pcaF gene encoding 3-oxoadipyl-CoA thiolase, with protein MTQAYICDAVRTPIGRYAGALSSVRPDDLAALAIKALMDRVPGIDAEAIDDIILGCANQAGEDNRNVARMAGLLSGLPIDVPGSTLNRLCGSGMDAVGTAARAIKAGEAGLMIAGGVESMSRAPFVMGKADSAFSRAAKIEDTTIGWRFVNAQMKALHGTDSMPETAENVAEDFAISRERQDAFALESQRRAAEAWAAGRFADEIIPVPVPQKKGDPKLFERDEHMRPDTKLEDLTRLKGVVKPGGTVTAGNASGVNDGAAALLIASEEAVKRYGLTPRARVLGMATAGVPPRIMGMGPAPATRKVLARLGLTLDQMDVIELNEAFAAQACAVLADLGLPDDAAHVNPNGGAIALGHPLGMSGARLVGTAMYQLARTGGRYGLCTMCIGVGQGIATVIERV; from the coding sequence ATGACCCAGGCTTATATCTGCGACGCCGTCCGCACCCCCATCGGCCGCTATGCCGGCGCCCTCTCCTCCGTCCGCCCCGACGACCTCGCGGCCCTTGCCATCAAGGCGCTGATGGATCGCGTGCCCGGCATCGACGCCGAGGCCATTGACGACATCATCCTGGGCTGCGCCAACCAGGCCGGCGAGGACAATCGCAACGTGGCGCGCATGGCGGGCCTGCTCTCCGGCCTGCCCATCGACGTGCCCGGCTCCACCCTCAACCGCCTGTGCGGCTCGGGCATGGACGCGGTGGGGACCGCTGCCCGCGCCATCAAGGCGGGCGAGGCCGGGCTGATGATCGCCGGCGGCGTGGAAAGCATGAGCCGCGCGCCCTTCGTCATGGGCAAGGCCGACAGCGCCTTTTCCCGCGCGGCCAAGATCGAGGACACCACCATCGGCTGGCGGTTCGTCAACGCGCAGATGAAGGCGCTGCACGGCACCGATTCCATGCCCGAGACCGCCGAGAACGTGGCCGAGGACTTCGCCATCTCCCGCGAGCGGCAGGATGCCTTCGCTTTGGAAAGCCAGCGCCGGGCCGCCGAAGCCTGGGCCGCGGGCCGCTTTGCCGACGAGATCATCCCCGTGCCGGTGCCGCAGAAGAAGGGCGACCCCAAGCTCTTCGAGCGCGACGAGCACATGCGCCCCGACACCAAGCTGGAAGACCTCACCCGCCTCAAGGGCGTGGTGAAGCCCGGCGGCACGGTGACCGCCGGCAATGCCTCGGGCGTCAATGACGGTGCCGCCGCGCTCCTCATCGCTTCTGAAGAGGCGGTGAAGCGCTATGGCCTCACCCCGCGCGCCCGCGTGCTCGGCATGGCCACCGCCGGCGTGCCCCCGCGTATCATGGGCATGGGCCCTGCCCCCGCCACCCGCAAGGTGCTGGCGCGCCTCGGCCTGACCCTCGACCAGATGGACGTGATCGAGCTGAACGAGGCTTTCGCCGCCCAGGCCTGCGCGGTGCTGGCGGATCTCGGCCTCCCCGACGATGCCGCCCACGTCAATCCCAATGGCGGCGCCATTGCGCTCGGCCATCCGCTCGGCATGTCCGGCGCGCGCCTGGTGGGCACGGCCATGTACCAGCTTGCGCGCACCGGCGGCCGCTACGGCCTGTGCACCATGTGCATCGGCGTCGGCCAGGGCATCGCCACCGTGATCGAGCGGGTCTGA
- a CDS encoding YciI family protein encodes MAYMIETFDKPGSADLRTATRDVHLAFLDAHKHLLLACGAKLDEEGNAAGGGLYVVDVETRAEAEAFIAADPFTTAGLFERVVIQRWRKAYVDGVCYLPGAPK; translated from the coding sequence ATGGCTTATATGATCGAGACCTTCGACAAGCCCGGCTCGGCGGACCTGCGCACCGCCACCCGTGACGTGCACCTCGCCTTCCTGGACGCCCACAAGCACCTGCTGCTCGCCTGCGGCGCCAAGCTGGACGAAGAGGGCAATGCCGCCGGCGGCGGGCTCTATGTGGTGGACGTGGAGACGCGGGCGGAGGCGGAAGCCTTCATCGCCGCCGATCCCTTCACCACCGCCGGCCTGTTCGAGCGCGTGGTGATCCAGCGCTGGCGCAAGGCCTATGTGGACGGGGTCTGCTACCTGCCGGGAGCCCCGAAGTGA
- a CDS encoding ABC transporter substrate-binding protein: MKTKALYAGLMAGLLLSSPALAQYAGGGVKIGVLTDMSGAYSDLAGKGSVEAARMAIEDFGKPINGKPVELVSADHQNKADIASSTARAWYDTQDVDAIFDINGSVAALAVRDVAKEKGKVDINSGAASMALTNKACSPTGLHWTYDVYSLAAGTGNAVTSGGGKSWFFITADYTFGHDLENQVAKIVKEKGGTVKGAVRAPFNNADFSSYLLQAQASGAQIIGMANAGADTINTIKQAREFGITQSGQTLAALLLFLTDIKSVGLDASQGMVLTTGFYWDYDDKTRAWSKRFAERMGGKMPTMVHAGVYSSVLNYLKAADAAGTDEGVKVIAKMRETPVEDMFARNGKIREDGRMVHDMFLAKVKAPKDSKGPWDFYEITRVIPGDEAFQPLSESTCPLVAKK, encoded by the coding sequence ATGAAGACCAAGGCTCTCTATGCCGGCCTCATGGCCGGGCTGCTCCTGTCCAGCCCGGCGCTGGCCCAGTATGCCGGCGGCGGCGTCAAGATCGGCGTGCTCACCGACATGTCCGGCGCCTATTCGGACCTCGCCGGCAAGGGCTCGGTGGAAGCCGCGCGCATGGCCATCGAGGATTTCGGCAAGCCCATCAATGGCAAGCCGGTGGAACTGGTCTCCGCCGACCACCAGAACAAGGCCGACATCGCCTCCTCCACCGCCCGCGCCTGGTATGACACGCAGGACGTGGATGCCATCTTCGACATCAACGGCTCGGTGGCGGCGCTCGCGGTGCGCGACGTGGCCAAGGAGAAGGGCAAGGTCGACATCAATTCCGGCGCCGCCTCCATGGCGCTGACCAACAAGGCCTGCTCGCCCACCGGCCTGCACTGGACCTATGACGTCTATTCGCTGGCGGCCGGCACCGGCAATGCGGTGACCAGCGGCGGCGGCAAGTCCTGGTTCTTCATCACCGCCGACTACACCTTCGGGCATGACCTGGAGAACCAGGTGGCCAAGATCGTCAAGGAGAAGGGCGGCACGGTGAAGGGCGCGGTGCGCGCGCCGTTCAACAATGCGGACTTCTCGTCCTATCTGCTCCAGGCCCAGGCCTCGGGCGCCCAGATCATCGGCATGGCCAATGCCGGCGCCGACACCATCAACACCATCAAGCAGGCCCGCGAGTTCGGCATCACCCAGTCCGGCCAGACGCTCGCCGCGCTGCTGCTGTTCCTCACCGACATCAAGTCGGTGGGCCTGGACGCCTCCCAGGGCATGGTGCTGACCACCGGCTTCTATTGGGACTATGACGACAAGACCCGCGCCTGGTCCAAGCGCTTCGCAGAGCGCATGGGCGGCAAGATGCCCACCATGGTGCATGCGGGTGTCTATTCCTCGGTCCTCAACTATCTGAAGGCGGCCGACGCGGCCGGCACCGACGAGGGCGTGAAGGTCATCGCCAAGATGCGCGAGACCCCGGTGGAAGACATGTTCGCCCGCAATGGCAAGATCCGCGAGGACGGCCGCATGGTGCACGACATGTTCCTCGCCAAGGTGAAGGCCCCCAAGGATTCCAAGGGCCCGTGGGACTTCTACGAGATCACCCGCGTGATCCCGGGCGACGAGGCGTTCCAGCCGCTCTCCGAGAGCACCTGCCCGCTGGTCGCCAAGAAGTGA
- a CDS encoding IclR family transcriptional regulator domain-containing protein encodes MSGRASGESEDKDYIQSLVRGLEVIRTFTRYKPRMTLSEVAQHTGLSRAAARRFLLTLVRENYAETDGKYFSLRPKVLDLGFSYLSSLPMWEVAQPIMRDVVNELQESCSLSVLDGLDIVYVARVPTERVMTIGLSIGSRLPAFCTSMGRTLLAGLPPAELAVFYDRVKLEPRTERTVANMVALKDAVETSRRQGWTLVDQELEMGLRSIAVPVRNRRSEVLAALNVSTHVGRNSAETLKTRFLPVLLDAAQRISASLPQ; translated from the coding sequence ATGAGCGGGCGGGCGAGCGGGGAAAGCGAGGACAAGGACTATATCCAGTCCCTCGTGCGTGGCCTGGAAGTGATCCGCACCTTCACCCGCTACAAGCCGCGCATGACCTTGAGCGAGGTGGCCCAGCATACCGGCCTCTCCCGTGCGGCGGCGCGGCGCTTCCTCCTGACCCTGGTGCGGGAGAATTATGCCGAGACCGACGGCAAGTATTTTTCCCTGCGCCCCAAGGTGCTGGACCTCGGCTTCTCCTATCTGTCCTCCCTGCCCATGTGGGAGGTGGCCCAGCCCATCATGCGGGATGTGGTGAACGAGTTGCAGGAATCCTGCTCGCTGTCGGTGCTGGATGGGCTCGACATCGTCTATGTGGCGCGCGTTCCCACCGAGCGGGTGATGACCATCGGCCTGTCCATCGGCAGCCGCCTGCCGGCCTTCTGCACCTCCATGGGCCGGACCTTGCTGGCCGGCCTCCCGCCGGCGGAGCTGGCCGTCTTCTATGACCGGGTGAAGCTGGAGCCCCGCACCGAGCGCACGGTGGCCAACATGGTGGCCCTGAAGGATGCAGTGGAAACCTCCCGCCGCCAGGGCTGGACCCTGGTGGACCAGGAATTGGAGATGGGCCTGCGCTCCATCGCCGTCCCCGTCCGTAACCGGCGCTCGGAGGTGCTCGCCGCGCTGAACGTCTCCACCCATGTGGGTCGCAATTCCGCCGAAACGCTGAAGACGCGCTTCCTTCCCGTGCTGCTTGACGCGGCGCAACGCATTTCTGCCTCCTTGCCGCAATAG
- a CDS encoding 3-oxoacid CoA-transferase subunit A, whose product MDKTRPDTASTVADIPDGATILVGGFGGAGMPHQLIDALIERAPKDLTIVSNNAGNGTTGLAALLQAGLVRKVVCSFPRQVDSFVFDKLYRDGKLELELVPQGNLVERIRAAGAGIGAFFTPTGYGTPLAEGKETRIIDGRGYVLEYPIKADFALIKAFKGDRWGNLIYRKTARNFGPVMSTAAKVTVAQVEEIVPLGSLDPESIVTPGVFVDRVVAVGTGASA is encoded by the coding sequence ATCGACAAGACGAGACCCGATACGGCGAGCACCGTCGCCGACATTCCGGACGGCGCGACCATCCTGGTGGGCGGCTTCGGCGGGGCGGGCATGCCCCACCAGCTCATCGACGCGCTCATTGAACGCGCGCCCAAGGATCTGACCATCGTCTCCAACAATGCCGGCAACGGCACCACCGGCCTTGCCGCCCTGCTCCAGGCGGGCCTCGTGCGCAAAGTGGTGTGCTCCTTCCCCCGGCAGGTGGATTCCTTCGTCTTCGACAAGCTCTATCGCGACGGCAAGCTGGAGCTGGAACTGGTGCCCCAGGGCAATCTGGTGGAGCGCATTCGCGCCGCCGGGGCCGGCATCGGCGCCTTCTTCACCCCCACGGGCTACGGCACGCCGCTGGCCGAGGGCAAGGAGACGCGCATCATCGACGGGCGCGGCTATGTGCTCGAATATCCCATCAAGGCGGACTTCGCGCTGATCAAGGCGTTCAAGGGCGACCGCTGGGGCAACCTCATCTACCGCAAGACCGCCCGCAATTTCGGGCCGGTCATGTCCACCGCCGCCAAGGTGACGGTGGCCCAGGTGGAGGAGATCGTGCCGCTGGGATCGCTCGACCCCGAATCCATCGTCACCCCCGGCGTGTTCGTGGACCGCGTGGTCGCGGTCGGAACGGGAGCCTCGGCATGA
- a CDS encoding 3-oxoacid CoA-transferase subunit B has translation MSSSTFVPWTRVEMAKLIARDIPEGAVVNIGIGMPGLVADHLPADREILLHAENGILGMGPKPGDNAVDMDLINAGKEPVTLLEGGAFFDHMISFSMMRGGHLDIAVLGAFQVAENGDLANWATNDANAIPAVGGAMDLAVGAANVFVMMELLTKKGESKLVHRCTYPLTGLGCVNRVYTDHAVLDIDADGFVLRELAPGLTLDELKARTGLEIRAA, from the coding sequence ATGAGCAGCAGCACTTTCGTCCCCTGGACCCGCGTCGAGATGGCCAAGCTCATCGCAAGGGACATTCCCGAAGGCGCGGTGGTCAATATCGGCATCGGCATGCCCGGCCTGGTGGCGGACCACCTGCCCGCCGACCGGGAAATCCTGCTCCATGCGGAGAATGGCATCCTCGGCATGGGTCCCAAGCCCGGCGACAATGCGGTCGACATGGACCTCATCAATGCCGGCAAGGAGCCCGTGACGCTTCTGGAAGGCGGCGCCTTCTTCGATCACATGATCTCCTTCTCCATGATGCGGGGCGGGCACTTGGACATCGCCGTCCTCGGCGCCTTCCAGGTGGCGGAGAATGGCGACCTCGCCAACTGGGCCACCAATGACGCCAATGCCATCCCCGCCGTCGGTGGCGCCATGGACTTGGCGGTGGGCGCGGCCAACGTGTTCGTCATGATGGAACTGCTCACCAAGAAGGGCGAATCCAAGCTGGTGCACCGCTGCACCTATCCGCTGACCGGCCTTGGCTGCGTCAACCGGGTCTATACCGACCATGCGGTGCTGGATATCGACGCCGACGGCTTCGTCCTGCGCGAACTGGCGCCGGGCCTCACCCTCGACGAACTGAAGGCGCGCACCGGGTTGGAAATCCGCGCGGCCTGA
- a CDS encoding SDR family NAD(P)-dependent oxidoreductase, with product MTSGAGRTLVTGGASGIGLAVVRREIAAGRAVVVLDRAPPPGDVAAGFIAVDMMDAAATDAALKAVLADGPITRLVNNVGLVRPATVDDTTLDDLEAVMRLNVGATLQCTQALLPGMRAAGFGRIVNVSSRAAYGKDLRSAYAASKAGLLGLTRTWALELGRDGITVNAVAPGPIATPLFTAANPPDAPRTRAIIEAIPVGRMGTPEDVADAICFFLGDAAGFVTGQTLPVCGGMTVGKSVV from the coding sequence GTGACGTCCGGCGCAGGGCGCACCCTCGTCACGGGCGGCGCCAGCGGCATCGGCCTTGCGGTGGTCCGGCGGGAAATCGCGGCGGGCCGCGCGGTGGTGGTGCTCGACCGCGCCCCGCCCCCCGGCGACGTGGCCGCCGGCTTCATCGCCGTCGACATGATGGATGCGGCGGCCACCGATGCCGCGCTGAAAGCCGTGCTGGCGGACGGCCCCATCACCCGCCTCGTCAACAATGTGGGCCTGGTGCGGCCAGCGACCGTCGACGACACCACGCTCGACGACCTTGAAGCGGTCATGCGCCTGAATGTGGGCGCCACGCTCCAGTGCACGCAGGCGCTGCTGCCCGGCATGCGGGCGGCGGGCTTCGGGCGGATCGTGAACGTCTCCAGCCGCGCCGCCTATGGCAAGGACCTGCGCAGCGCCTATGCCGCCAGCAAGGCCGGTCTGCTCGGCCTGACGCGCACCTGGGCGCTGGAACTGGGCCGTGACGGCATCACCGTGAATGCGGTGGCCCCCGGCCCCATCGCCACCCCCCTCTTCACCGCCGCCAACCCGCCCGACGCGCCCCGCACCCGCGCCATCATCGAGGCCATTCCGGTCGGCCGCATGGGCACGCCGGAGGACGTGGCGGATGCCATCTGCTTCTTCCTGGGCGATGCCGCCGGCTTCGTGACCGGCCAGACACTGCCGGTCTGCGGCGGCATGACGGTGGGCAAAAGCGTGGTCTGA
- a CDS encoding 3-hydroxyacyl-CoA dehydrogenase — MAHLAGRAVALVGAGSMGLGWAIVFARAGASVRLYDVSADVLNQALDGIARRLDGLRTHGLLDEAPAAVLARITVAPDLDAALAGAVHVQESVLEKRDLKRDLFAELDRRAPADAVLASSTSSFPASELTDHLAGRHRCLVAHPANPVYLLPIVELVPAPWTEPAAISATRALMAGAGQRPVELKREVNGFIYNRLQGAVLREAYWMLKEGIADVDAIDQVMTGGLGLRWSLIGPFETADLNYRGGLAEHARRMGARYAQMGAERGQPDQWDEDLVARAAAQRRALLPLEDWDARVAWRDDRLMAALAAARAAEDGYDDAAGGQLGGGGAE, encoded by the coding sequence ATGGCTCATCTGGCGGGGCGCGCGGTGGCGCTGGTGGGGGCAGGCAGCATGGGGCTCGGCTGGGCCATCGTCTTCGCGCGCGCGGGAGCGAGCGTCCGGCTCTACGATGTGAGCGCCGATGTGCTCAACCAAGCCTTGGACGGCATCGCCCGCCGCCTGGACGGGCTGCGGACCCACGGCCTGCTGGACGAGGCCCCTGCCGCCGTGCTGGCGCGCATCACCGTGGCGCCGGACCTGGACGCGGCGCTGGCCGGCGCCGTCCATGTGCAGGAAAGCGTGCTGGAGAAGCGCGACCTCAAGCGCGACCTGTTCGCGGAGCTGGACCGGCGCGCGCCCGCCGATGCGGTGCTCGCCAGCTCCACCTCCTCCTTCCCCGCTTCCGAACTCACGGACCACCTTGCGGGTCGCCATCGCTGCCTCGTCGCCCATCCGGCAAACCCGGTCTATCTGCTGCCCATCGTGGAGCTGGTTCCCGCCCCCTGGACCGAGCCCGCCGCCATTTCCGCAACCCGGGCGCTCATGGCGGGTGCTGGCCAGCGGCCGGTGGAGCTGAAGCGGGAGGTGAACGGCTTCATCTATAACCGCCTCCAGGGCGCGGTGCTGCGCGAGGCCTATTGGATGCTGAAGGAAGGCATCGCGGACGTGGACGCCATCGACCAGGTGATGACCGGCGGCCTCGGCCTGCGCTGGTCGCTCATCGGGCCGTTCGAGACCGCCGACCTCAATTACCGCGGCGGCCTGGCCGAGCATGCCCGCCGCATGGGCGCGCGCTACGCGCAGATGGGCGCCGAGCGCGGCCAGCCGGATCAGTGGGACGAGGATCTCGTCGCCCGCGCCGCCGCCCAGCGCCGCGCGCTTCTGCCGTTGGAGGACTGGGACGCCCGCGTCGCCTGGCGCGACGACCGCCTCATGGCGGCGCTCGCCGCTGCACGCGCGGCCGAGGACGGCTATGATGACGCAGCGGGCGGACAGCTCGGCGGCGGGGGCGCGGAATGA
- the catC gene encoding muconolactone Delta-isomerase, whose translation MLFHVQMNVNIPHDFPAEKADAIKAAEKAYAQDLQRQGKWVHLWRIAGRYANVSIFDVESVDELHTLLSSLPLFPFMDIVVTPLARHPSAIG comes from the coding sequence ATGCTGTTTCATGTGCAGATGAACGTGAACATCCCCCACGACTTCCCCGCCGAGAAGGCGGACGCCATCAAGGCGGCGGAGAAGGCCTATGCGCAGGATCTCCAGCGGCAGGGCAAGTGGGTGCATCTGTGGCGCATCGCCGGCCGGTATGCGAACGTTTCCATCTTCGACGTGGAGAGCGTCGACGAGTTGCACACCCTGTTGTCCTCCTTGCCTCTCTTCCCCTTCATGGACATCGTGGTGACGCCCCTGGCGCGCCATCCCTCGGCGATCGGCTGA